One genomic segment of Chloroflexota bacterium includes these proteins:
- the uvrB gene encoding excinuclease ABC subunit UvrB — protein MADFQLVSAFKPTGDQPEAIRKLVEGLRAGYRDQTLLGVTGSGKTYVMANVIAQVNRPTLVIAHNKTLAAQLYAEFKEFFPNNAVEYFVSYYDYYQPEAYLPKTDTYIEKDADINDEIERLRLAATEALLTRRDVIIVASVSCIYNIGSPEEYGQDVVRLRVGESKRRDKVLRHLVEIYYDRNDVALTRGKFRVRGDTLEIFPAYRETVWRVEFWGDTIDRIAEVDPVTGEVLSQQESIQIFPAKHFVTNKERLAAAFESIEAELQERLAELRAQDKLLEAQRLEQRTRYDLEMLREVGYCSGIENYSRQLSGRAPGQQPWTLLDYFPDDYLMIIDESHMTIPQLHGMYNGDRSRKEVLVEYGFRLPSALDNRPLKFEEFEKHINQVIYTSATPGPYELARSAQVVELIVRPTGLLDPRVSVRPTEGQVDDLLAEIRKRVDRGERVLVTTLTKRMAEDLADYIAEMGIKVHYLHSEIQTLERVEILRDLRLGVYDVVVGINLLREGLDLPEVSLVAILDADKEGFLRSEWALIQTMGRAARHINGEVILYADTLTESMRRAIDETNRRRAIQEAYNREHGVVPESIVKSVYDITQRVRTAAETRAEYGTGVGIPKDEAARMIRELEKQMRAAADALEFEKAAFIRDQIYELRRQLEDESLPEWERPRAAARSRW, from the coding sequence GGCCATCCGCAAGTTGGTGGAGGGCCTGCGCGCGGGCTATCGCGATCAGACGCTGCTCGGCGTTACCGGCTCGGGCAAGACCTACGTCATGGCCAACGTCATCGCCCAGGTCAATCGCCCCACGCTCGTCATCGCCCACAACAAGACCCTGGCCGCCCAGTTGTACGCCGAGTTCAAGGAGTTCTTCCCCAACAACGCGGTGGAGTACTTCGTCAGTTACTACGACTACTACCAGCCGGAGGCGTATCTCCCCAAGACCGACACGTACATAGAGAAAGACGCCGACATCAACGACGAGATTGAGCGCCTTCGGCTCGCCGCGACGGAGGCACTGCTCACCCGCCGCGACGTGATCATCGTCGCCAGTGTTTCGTGCATCTACAACATCGGCTCGCCCGAGGAGTACGGCCAGGACGTGGTGCGGCTGCGCGTGGGCGAATCCAAGCGGCGCGACAAAGTGCTGCGCCACCTGGTGGAAATCTACTACGACCGCAACGACGTGGCGCTGACTCGGGGCAAGTTCCGCGTGCGCGGCGACACGCTGGAGATCTTCCCCGCGTACCGCGAGACCGTGTGGCGCGTGGAGTTCTGGGGCGACACGATAGACCGCATCGCGGAGGTGGATCCCGTTACCGGCGAGGTGCTGTCGCAGCAGGAAAGCATCCAGATTTTCCCCGCCAAGCACTTCGTAACGAACAAAGAGCGCCTGGCCGCCGCGTTTGAGAGCATTGAGGCCGAGTTGCAGGAGCGCCTGGCCGAACTCCGCGCCCAGGACAAACTCCTGGAGGCGCAGCGCCTGGAGCAGCGCACCCGCTACGATTTGGAGATGCTCCGCGAGGTGGGCTACTGCTCGGGGATTGAGAACTACTCGCGCCAACTGTCGGGCCGCGCGCCCGGCCAGCAACCCTGGACGCTTCTGGACTACTTCCCCGACGACTACCTGATGATCATAGACGAATCGCACATGACCATCCCGCAACTGCACGGGATGTATAACGGCGACCGCTCGCGCAAGGAAGTGCTGGTGGAATACGGGTTCCGACTCCCCTCGGCGCTGGACAACCGCCCCCTGAAGTTTGAGGAGTTTGAGAAGCATATCAACCAGGTCATCTACACCTCGGCTACGCCCGGCCCCTACGAACTGGCGCGCAGCGCGCAGGTGGTGGAACTCATCGTGCGACCGACGGGGCTGCTGGATCCGCGCGTGTCGGTGCGCCCGACCGAGGGCCAGGTGGACGACCTGCTGGCCGAAATCCGCAAGAGGGTGGACAGGGGCGAGCGCGTGCTGGTAACGACGCTGACCAAGCGCATGGCCGAGGACTTGGCCGACTACATCGCCGAGATGGGCATCAAGGTGCACTACCTGCACTCCGAAATCCAGACGCTGGAACGGGTGGAGATTCTCCGCGACCTGCGGCTGGGTGTGTACGACGTGGTGGTGGGCATCAACCTGCTGCGCGAGGGGCTTGACCTGCCCGAGGTGTCGCTGGTGGCCATCCTGGACGCGGACAAGGAGGGCTTCCTGCGCTCGGAGTGGGCGCTGATCCAAACGATGGGCCGCGCCGCCCGCCATATCAACGGCGAGGTCATCCTGTACGCCGATACCCTCACCGAGTCCATGCGGCGGGCCATTGATGAGACCAACCGCCGCCGCGCCATCCAGGAAGCGTACAACCGCGAGCACGGCGTCGTCCCCGAGAGCATCGTCAAGTCGGTGTACGACATCACCCAGCGCGTGCGCACCGCCGCCGAGACCCGCGCCGAATATGGGACAGGCGTGGGCATCCCGAAGGACGAGGCCGCCCGCATGATCCGCGAGTTGGAGAAGCAGATGCGGGCCGCCGCCGACGCCCTGGAGTTTGAGAAAGCCGCGTTCATCCGCGACCAAATCTACGAACTGCGCCGCCAACTGGAAGACGAATCCCTGCCCGAATGGGAACGCCCCCGCGCGGCCGCCCGAAGCCGATGGTAA